A window from Streptomyces sp. FXJ1.172 encodes these proteins:
- a CDS encoding DNA primase family protein, translated as MTSDEQAALFRFDARAAAAQILARPAPLPAPRDFRDSGGNGDAGGGEATADGLLPDTLSDRGNAKLFVKFYSNDYRHVPGLGWFRWDSTRWQIDEDETVLWAAGDLAESIATTDPRGVHSSSALQQHRRRALSTSGINALLAQAKSAPGMVLGASQLDADPYALCTPDGVVDLRTGLLHRPDPNRDFHSRSTTVAPRSMPTPRWDRFLADTFGDDPEGREMTEFLHLLLGYSITGDVGAQVLPFLFGSGKNGKSVLLDVVMKLIGDYADAAPPGFLMARPYEGHPTDLAELHGRRVIVCNEVKPGDRFDEARVKLLTGGDRIKARRMRQDFFSFRPTHKLWLLGNHRPEVGTGGFAFWRRMRLIPFERVVPDDRKIDNLADILVNEEGPGILNWLITGARRYLAGEKQLSGPERVRIATTAYAETEDFTGRFLSESCRIESGMRAEQAKLYAAYKTWCQNEGAPAVSSRAFAARVREMVGLASPREMVLSNQRKYYPGIGLIADEETA; from the coding sequence ATGACCTCCGACGAGCAGGCGGCGCTGTTCCGCTTCGACGCCCGGGCCGCCGCCGCGCAGATCCTCGCCCGGCCCGCCCCCCTGCCCGCTCCTCGGGACTTCCGCGACAGCGGCGGGAACGGTGACGCCGGCGGAGGCGAGGCCACGGCGGACGGCCTGCTGCCGGACACACTCAGCGACCGGGGCAACGCCAAGCTGTTCGTGAAGTTCTACTCCAACGACTACCGGCACGTGCCCGGGCTCGGCTGGTTCCGCTGGGACAGCACCCGCTGGCAGATCGACGAGGACGAGACTGTGCTGTGGGCGGCCGGCGATCTGGCCGAGTCCATCGCCACCACCGACCCGCGCGGCGTGCACAGCAGCAGCGCGCTGCAGCAGCACCGGCGCCGGGCACTGAGCACCAGCGGCATCAACGCGCTGCTCGCCCAGGCGAAGTCGGCGCCGGGCATGGTGCTGGGCGCCTCGCAGCTCGACGCCGACCCGTATGCGCTGTGCACTCCGGACGGGGTCGTCGACCTGCGCACGGGCCTGCTCCACCGGCCCGACCCGAACCGGGACTTCCACTCCCGCTCCACCACCGTGGCCCCGCGGTCGATGCCGACGCCTCGCTGGGACCGGTTCCTCGCCGACACCTTCGGCGACGATCCCGAGGGCCGGGAGATGACCGAGTTCCTGCACCTGCTGCTGGGGTACTCGATCACCGGTGACGTCGGCGCCCAGGTCCTGCCCTTCCTGTTCGGCTCCGGCAAGAACGGCAAGTCGGTGCTGCTGGACGTGGTGATGAAGCTGATCGGCGACTACGCGGACGCCGCGCCCCCCGGGTTCCTGATGGCCCGCCCCTACGAGGGCCACCCCACCGACCTCGCCGAACTGCACGGCCGCCGGGTCATCGTGTGCAACGAGGTCAAGCCGGGGGACCGCTTCGACGAGGCCCGGGTCAAGCTGCTGACCGGCGGCGACCGGATCAAGGCGCGCCGGATGCGGCAGGACTTCTTCAGCTTCCGGCCCACCCACAAGCTCTGGCTCCTGGGCAACCACCGGCCCGAGGTGGGCACCGGCGGCTTCGCCTTCTGGCGCCGGATGCGCCTGATCCCGTTCGAACGTGTCGTACCGGACGACCGCAAGATCGACAACCTGGCGGACATCCTCGTCAACGAGGAGGGGCCCGGCATCCTCAACTGGCTCATCACGGGCGCACGCCGCTATCTGGCGGGGGAGAAGCAGCTCAGCGGGCCGGAGCGGGTACGGATCGCCACGACCGCGTACGCCGAGACCGAGGACTTCACCGGGCGTTTCCTGAGCGAGAGCTGCCGGATCGAGTCCGGGATGCGAGCGGAGCAAGCCAAGCTCTACGCGGCCTACAAGACCTGGTGTCAGAATGAGGGAGCCCCGGCCGTGTCGTCCCGGGCGTTCGCGGCACGGGTTCGCGAGATGGTGGGGCTCGCGTCGCCCAGGGAGATGGTCCTGTCCAACCAGCGCAAGTACTACCCGGGCATCGGACTGATCGCCGACGAGGAGACAGCATGA
- a CDS encoding DUF6009 family protein, producing MSSLLTEGDLTHEAHVVWLEDPENLDYVRQALDKTPRRRNKPRYARDGRMVGYAELDDHAEADPDSGLYRRRVFFLLPHDRDTRPDGLYQEGAPGEAVDPRTIDVRKVGEKTPRSQQGPAAAQVSR from the coding sequence ATGAGTTCGCTACTGACCGAGGGCGATCTCACCCATGAGGCGCATGTGGTGTGGCTGGAGGACCCCGAGAACCTCGACTACGTCCGCCAGGCCCTCGACAAGACGCCCCGGCGCCGCAACAAGCCCCGCTACGCCCGCGACGGCCGGATGGTCGGCTACGCCGAACTCGACGACCACGCCGAGGCGGACCCCGACAGCGGCCTGTACCGCCGCCGGGTCTTCTTCCTGCTGCCGCACGACCGGGACACCCGGCCCGACGGCCTGTACCAGGAGGGCGCCCCCGGTGAGGCCGTGGACCCGCGCACCATCGACGTCCGCAAGGTGGGGGAGAAGACGCCCCGGTCCCAGCAGGGCCCGGCTGCCGCGCAGGTTTCCCGCTAG